Proteins encoded in a region of the Raphanus sativus cultivar WK10039 chromosome 8, ASM80110v3, whole genome shotgun sequence genome:
- the LOC108822495 gene encoding ATP-citrate synthase alpha chain protein 3, with protein MARKKIREYDSKRLLKEHLKRLANIDLQIRSAQVTEATDFTELTNQESWLSSTKLVVKPDMLFGKRGKSGLVALKLDLAEVAEFVKARLGSEVEMGGCKAPITTFIVEPFVPHDQEYYLSVVSDRLGCTISFSECGGIEIEENWDKVKTVFLPAEKSMTLEVCAPLIATLPLEVRGKIGSFIMGVFAVFQDLDFSFLEMNPFTLVDGEPYPLDMRGELDDTAAFKNFNKWGDIEFPLPFGRVLSPTESFIHGLDEKTSASLKFTVLNPKGRIWTMVAGGGASVIYADTVGDLGYASELGNYAEYSGAPNEEEVLHYARVVIDCATADPDGRKRALLIGGGIANFTDVAATFNGIIRALREKETRLKASRMHIYVRRGGPNYQTGLARMRALGDELGVPLEVYGPEATMTGICKRAIDCIMLPDA; from the exons ATGGCGAGGAAGAAGATCAGGGAGTACGACTCCAAGAGACTTCTCAAGGAACACTTGAAACGTCTCGCTAACATTGACCTCCAAATCCGCTCTGCTCAG GTGACAGAAGCTACGGATTTCACTGAGCTGACCAACCAGGAGTCATGGCTCTCCTCCACAAAGCTAGTTGTGAAGCCTGATATGCTGTTTGGAAAGCGCGGGAAAAGTGGTCTGGTAGCTCTGAAGCTGGATCTTGCTGAAGTTGCAGAGTTTGTCAAAGCCCGCCTCGGTTCTGAG GTTGAGATGGGTGGATGTAAAGCCCCTATCACTACATTCATTGTGGAGCCATTTGTGCCTCATGATCAAGAGTACTATCTTTCTGTAGTGTCTGATAGGCTTGGCTGCACTATAAGCTTCTCTGAATGTGGTGGTATTGAAATTGAAGAGAATTGGGACAAG GTGAAGACTGTGTTTCTTCCTGCGGAAAAGTCAATGACGCTTGAAGTATGTGCTCCACTGATAGCAACACTTCCTCTTGAG GTTAGAGGTAAAATAGGCAGCTTCATAATGGGCGTGTTTGCTGTGTTTCAAG aTCTGGATTTCAGTTTTTTGGAGATGAATCCTTTTACGCTGGTTGATGGAGAGCCATATCCTCTTGACATGAGGGGAGAGTTAGATGACACAGCCGCCTTCAAAAATTTCAACAA GTGGGGAGACATTGAATTTCCTCTGCCATTTGGAAGGGTACTCAGTCCAACGGAGAGCTTCATCCATGGTTTAGATGAGAAG ACAAGTGCTTCTTTGAAGTTTACTGTTTTGAATCCTAAAGGTCGCATTTGGACTATGGTAGCTGGAGGCGGTGCTAGCGTCATATACGCTGATAca GTTGGAGATTTAGGCTACGCATCAGAGCTCGGGAACTACGCGGAGTATAGTGGAGCACCTAACGAGGAAGAGGTGTTACATTACGCTAGAGTTGTCATTGAT TGTGCTACTGCTGATCCTGATGGACGCAAACGAGCTCTTCTCATTGGAGGTGGCATTGCCAATTTTACCGACGTGGCAGCTACTTTCAACGGTATCATCCGCGCTCTAAGAGAAAAG GAAACAAGGCTGAAAGCATCAAGAATGCACATTTACGTAAGAAGAGGTGGTCCTAATTACCAGACTGGTCTGGCTAGAATGCGTGCTCTGGGGGATGAACTCGGTGTTCCTCTAGAG GTATATGGACCAGAAGCAACGATGACAGGAATATGCAAGCGAGCCATTGACTGCATCATGTTGCCTGATGCATGA
- the LOC108822494 gene encoding inactive glucose-6-phosphate 1-dehydrogenase 4, chloroplastic isoform X2, with product MSLTTSCLLPFSQSATAPLIPTCSCHLAASSSSFPVSSRDYYSSLRNESLVLYGGGSNLCRRFCGLKLWMLKSLNLRQDSHRKKHQPVKEIATRSEHTLLSDERGFAEETGDADLRPPEIVVGTNVVDGSHKAGDKPYVSKQFLGSLSDVARGASLCIAVVGATGELARGKIFPALFALYYSGYLPEDVGIFGYSRKNLTDEDLRSIIASTLTCRVDHQENCGDKMDAFLSRTYYINGGYDNRDGMSRLDERMKQIEGVSKANRIFYLSVPQEALVDVACNIGDKAQAPQGWTRIIVEKPFGFNSFSSHRLTQSLLSKFEEKQIYRIDHMLGRNLIENLTVLRFSNLVFEPLWNRTYIRNVQVIVSESVAQREKYSDGYGIIRDIFHSHILQTIALLTMESPISLDGEDIRNEKVKVLRSTRRLDPADAILGQYKSSSGDQADANLNSGGPTYCAAALYIDNARWDGVPFLVRVGTGLIKHRVEIRVQFRHVPGNIYRDNIGINIDLGTNVLILRDEPDEAILVKINNKVPGLGLQLDASELNLLYKDRYSSEVPDSYEHLIHDVIDGDNHLFMRSDEVAAAWNILSPVLGEIDKHHTAPELYEFGGRGPIGAYYLWAKHGVPWADD from the exons ATGTCTCTCACCACCAGTTGCTTGCTTCCCTTCTCTCAATCAGCGACGGCTCCTTTGATCCCCACCTGTTCTTGCCATCTCGCCGCCTCTTCTTCTAGTTTTCCG GTTTCGTCAAGAGACTACTATAGTTCCTTGAGAAATGAAAGCCTTGTGCTATACGGAGGAGGCTCGAATCTTTGCAGGAGATTCTGTGGGTTGAAGCTATGGATGCTTAAGAGCCTGAATCTTAGACAAGACAGCCACAGGAAGAAGCATCAGCCTGTAAAAGAGATTGCAACACGCTCAGAGCACACTTTACTCAGCGATGAACGAG GTTTTGCTGAAGAAACTGGAGATGCAGATTTACGACCACCCGAGATTGTTGTAGGAACTAATGTGGTTGATGGTTCTCACAAAGCTGGAGATAAACCATATGTGTCAAAACAGTTCTTGGGCAGTCTTTCAGATGTCGCAAGAGGAGCCTCGCTTTGCATTGCTGTTGTTGGAGCTACTGGTGAGCTAGCAAGAGGGAAGATTTTCCCTGCTTTGTTTGCTTTGTATTATAGCGGCTACCTTCCTGAG GATGTTGGTATATTTGGGTATTCAAGAAAGAATCTTACAGATGAAGACCTCAGATCCATCATCGCTTCAACTCTTACTTGCCGTGTTGATCATCA AGAAAACTGTGGAGACAAGATGGATGCGTTTCTCAGTAGAACATACTATATCAACGGAGGTTATGATAACAGGGATGGTATGTCTCGACTTGACGAGAGAATGAAACAGATTGAG GGAGTATCAAAAGCGAATCGGATATTTTACCTCTCAGTGCCTCAAGAAGCTCTTGTGGATGTGGCATGCAACATTGGAGATAAAGCTCAGGCACCACAAGGCTGGACTCGTATAATAGTTGAGAAACCTTTTGGTTTTAACTCATTTTCGTCTCATCGGTTGACACAGTCACTTCTCTCTAAGTTTGAAGAGAAGCAGATCTACAG GATAGATCACATGTTAGGAAGAAATCTCATTGAAAATCTGACTGTGTTAAGGTTTTCAAATCTGGTTTTTGAACCACTGTGGAACAGAACATATATACGCAATGTACAG GTTATTGTATCAGAATCAGTTGCTCAAAGAGAAAA GTATTCTGATGGATATGGCATAATAAGAGACATCTTTCATAGCCACATACTTCAAACAATTGCTTTACTTACCATGGAATCTCCAATAAGTCTTGATGGTGAAGATATCCGCAATGAGAAG GTGAAGGTTTTGAGATCGACTCGCAGATTAGATCCTGCTGATGCCATCCTTGGGCAGTATAAATCGAGTTCTGGAGACCAAGCTGACGCTAACTTGAACAGTGGAGGCCCTACTTACTGTGCTGCAGCCTTGTACATTGATAATGCCCGTTGGGATGGTGTACCGTTCCTAGTAAGAGTCGGCACTGGACTCATTAAACACAG AGTGGAGATCCGTGTGCAATTCCGACATGTTCCTGGAAACATATACCGAGACAACATTGGAATAAACATAGATTTGGGGACAAATGTGCTTATCCTACGTGACGAGCCTGATGAGGCCATCCTGGTGAAAATCAACAATAAGGTTCCTGGTTTAGGTCTTCAGCTAGACGCTTCTGAACTTAACCTGCTCTATAAAGACAG ATATAGCAGCGAAGTACCAGATTCATATGAGCACTTAATTCATGATGTGATTGATGGAGACAACCATCTGTTCATGAGAAGCGATGAGGTTGCAGCAGCATGGAACATTCTGAGTCCGGTCCTGGGAGAGATAGACAAGCACCACACAGCTCCGGAGTTGTATGAGTTTGGTGGACGAGGACCTATTGGAGCATACTATCTCTGGGCCAAACACGGCGTCCCATGGGCAGATGACTAG
- the LOC108822496 gene encoding protein NIM1-INTERACTING 3 — protein sequence MDERDRKKMKMEKEEEEKMEKLYILLKNAREMRTYVISSMEKKRQEEERARIHRFPSFQPEDFIFKNETEANNNEKAAANASSSASNKNGSKEAKEEAETNVCLDLNLSL from the coding sequence ATGGATGAGAGAGatagaaagaagatgaaaatggagaaagaagaagaggagaagatggagaagttgTACATATTGCTTAAAAATGCAAGGGAGATGCGTACATACGTCATCAGCTCCATGGAGAAGAAGaggcaagaagaagaaagagctAGGATTCACAGATTCCCTTCGTTTCAGCCAGAGGATTTCATTTTCAAGAATGAAACAGAGGCCAACAACAATGAGAAAGCAGCCGCTAATGCAAGCTCTTCAGCCTCCAACAAGAATGGCTCTAAGGAAGCGAAAGAGGAAGCTGAGACAAACGTTTGTTTGGATTTGAATCTTTCTCTGTAG
- the LOC108822494 gene encoding inactive glucose-6-phosphate 1-dehydrogenase 4, chloroplastic isoform X1 produces MSLTTSCLLPFSQSATAPLIPTCSCHLAASSSSFPVSSRDYYSSLRNESLVLYGGGSNLCRRFCGLKLWMLKSLNLRQDSHRKKHQPVKEIATRSEHTLLSDERGFAEETGDADLRPPEIVVGTNVVDGSHKAGDKPYVSKQFLGSLSDVARGASLCIAVVGATGELARGKIFPALFALYYSGYLPEDVGIFGYSRKNLTDEDLRSIIASTLTCRVDHQENCGDKMDAFLSRTYYINGGYDNRDGMSRLDERMKQIEGVSKANRIFYLSVPQEALVDVACNIGDKAQAPQGWTRIIVEKPFGFNSFSSHRLTQSLLSKFEEKQIYRIDHMLGRNLIENLTVLRFSNLVFEPLWNRTYIRNVQVIVSESVAQREKYSDGYGIIRDIFHSHILQTIALLTMESPISLDGEDIRNEKVTSVFFVLSNDLVTNLVLVLQVKVLRSTRRLDPADAILGQYKSSSGDQADANLNSGGPTYCAAALYIDNARWDGVPFLVRVGTGLIKHRVEIRVQFRHVPGNIYRDNIGINIDLGTNVLILRDEPDEAILVKINNKVPGLGLQLDASELNLLYKDRYSSEVPDSYEHLIHDVIDGDNHLFMRSDEVAAAWNILSPVLGEIDKHHTAPELYEFGGRGPIGAYYLWAKHGVPWADD; encoded by the exons ATGTCTCTCACCACCAGTTGCTTGCTTCCCTTCTCTCAATCAGCGACGGCTCCTTTGATCCCCACCTGTTCTTGCCATCTCGCCGCCTCTTCTTCTAGTTTTCCG GTTTCGTCAAGAGACTACTATAGTTCCTTGAGAAATGAAAGCCTTGTGCTATACGGAGGAGGCTCGAATCTTTGCAGGAGATTCTGTGGGTTGAAGCTATGGATGCTTAAGAGCCTGAATCTTAGACAAGACAGCCACAGGAAGAAGCATCAGCCTGTAAAAGAGATTGCAACACGCTCAGAGCACACTTTACTCAGCGATGAACGAG GTTTTGCTGAAGAAACTGGAGATGCAGATTTACGACCACCCGAGATTGTTGTAGGAACTAATGTGGTTGATGGTTCTCACAAAGCTGGAGATAAACCATATGTGTCAAAACAGTTCTTGGGCAGTCTTTCAGATGTCGCAAGAGGAGCCTCGCTTTGCATTGCTGTTGTTGGAGCTACTGGTGAGCTAGCAAGAGGGAAGATTTTCCCTGCTTTGTTTGCTTTGTATTATAGCGGCTACCTTCCTGAG GATGTTGGTATATTTGGGTATTCAAGAAAGAATCTTACAGATGAAGACCTCAGATCCATCATCGCTTCAACTCTTACTTGCCGTGTTGATCATCA AGAAAACTGTGGAGACAAGATGGATGCGTTTCTCAGTAGAACATACTATATCAACGGAGGTTATGATAACAGGGATGGTATGTCTCGACTTGACGAGAGAATGAAACAGATTGAG GGAGTATCAAAAGCGAATCGGATATTTTACCTCTCAGTGCCTCAAGAAGCTCTTGTGGATGTGGCATGCAACATTGGAGATAAAGCTCAGGCACCACAAGGCTGGACTCGTATAATAGTTGAGAAACCTTTTGGTTTTAACTCATTTTCGTCTCATCGGTTGACACAGTCACTTCTCTCTAAGTTTGAAGAGAAGCAGATCTACAG GATAGATCACATGTTAGGAAGAAATCTCATTGAAAATCTGACTGTGTTAAGGTTTTCAAATCTGGTTTTTGAACCACTGTGGAACAGAACATATATACGCAATGTACAG GTTATTGTATCAGAATCAGTTGCTCAAAGAGAAAA GTATTCTGATGGATATGGCATAATAAGAGACATCTTTCATAGCCACATACTTCAAACAATTGCTTTACTTACCATGGAATCTCCAATAAGTCTTGATGGTGAAGATATCCGCAATGAGAAGGTAACTAGTGTATTCTTTGTCTTGTCAAATGACCTGGTGACAAaccttgttcttgttcttcagGTGAAGGTTTTGAGATCGACTCGCAGATTAGATCCTGCTGATGCCATCCTTGGGCAGTATAAATCGAGTTCTGGAGACCAAGCTGACGCTAACTTGAACAGTGGAGGCCCTACTTACTGTGCTGCAGCCTTGTACATTGATAATGCCCGTTGGGATGGTGTACCGTTCCTAGTAAGAGTCGGCACTGGACTCATTAAACACAG AGTGGAGATCCGTGTGCAATTCCGACATGTTCCTGGAAACATATACCGAGACAACATTGGAATAAACATAGATTTGGGGACAAATGTGCTTATCCTACGTGACGAGCCTGATGAGGCCATCCTGGTGAAAATCAACAATAAGGTTCCTGGTTTAGGTCTTCAGCTAGACGCTTCTGAACTTAACCTGCTCTATAAAGACAG ATATAGCAGCGAAGTACCAGATTCATATGAGCACTTAATTCATGATGTGATTGATGGAGACAACCATCTGTTCATGAGAAGCGATGAGGTTGCAGCAGCATGGAACATTCTGAGTCCGGTCCTGGGAGAGATAGACAAGCACCACACAGCTCCGGAGTTGTATGAGTTTGGTGGACGAGGACCTATTGGAGCATACTATCTCTGGGCCAAACACGGCGTCCCATGGGCAGATGACTAG